The sequence TGCAGGCCCTTGGGACCTTGCAGGATGTCGAACATGACCGCCTGCCCAGCTTTGAGCGTTCTATACCCTTCCATTTGTATGGCCGAGTAATGGGCGAACAGGTCCTCATCGCCGCCGTCTGCTACGATGAATCCGTAGCCTTTGGCGTTGTTGAACCACTTGACCTTACCGCTTAGCATGCTGTTATCCCTCTGCAAAGGAGTCCATCACTGGAGTAACATCCATTTCATTCCGCGCTGATGCAGCACATAGCCCATACGCGCAGCCCGTTGCCGTTGTGGCACATACTGTTTGTATCACCGTTTTGCCGATAGTCAAGGCGACTCGTCAGGTGGCTGTGAAGCCATTCCAATTACCCGGCCTCGGCGCCCCGATCTAGAACCGTTATACGCATGCGTGCATCTCCAGAGATTCGACTAATATTCAATCATGATCGTCCCAAACCGCTGGACGACGACTCCACCGGCCTAGCTGTCGAGGAGGCCAAACCGCTGCTGAAGGCACCACCGATGTTCAAAGTTGTCATGTTCAATGATGACTACACGCCGATGGATTTCGTCGTGGAGGTGCTTGAGGGAATTTTCAATCACAATCGGGAGCTCGCCACCAAGATCATGCTGGCGGTTCATACCGAAGGGCGGGCCGTTTGTGGCGTCTACACAAGAGACGTTGCTGAAACCAAAGCGATGCAGGTCAATCAATATGCAAGGGAGTGCCAGCATCCGTTGCTTTGTGAGATCGAGAAGGACGGTTAAACCCCGAGTGCTGGGTAAGAGGTGAAAGCTATGTTGAACCGTGAGCTCGAAGTCACTTTGAATCTGGCTTTCAAGGAGGCTCGTACCAAGCGTCATGAATTCATGACGGTTGAACATCTCCTGTTAGCCTTGCTGGATAACGAAGCAGCCGCAACGGTTTTGCGGGCCTGTGGGGCCAGTCTCGATAAATTGCGCCATGATTTGCAGGAGTTCATCGACTCCACGACGCCGTTGATTCCTCAACACGATGAGGAACGCGAAACCCAGCCAACCCTGGGCTTCCAGCGCGTGCTCCAGCGTGCTGTTTTTCACGTTCAGAGCTCCGGAAAGCGCGAGGTCACTGGCGCGAACGTTCTGGTGGCCATTTTCAGCGAGCAGGAAAGCCAGGCGGTGTTCCTGCTCAAGCAACAAAATGTAGCGCGTATCGATGTGGTCAATTACATCGCTCACGGGATTTCCAAAGTGCCGGGTCATAACGGCAACCCGGAAAGCGATTCGGACATGCAGGACGAGGAGGGCGGCGAGTCGGCCGCCTCCGGCAATCCGCTCGACGCATATGCCAGCAACCTCAACGATTTGGCCCGTCAAGGACGGATCGATCCCTTGGTTGGCCGCGAGCATGAAGTCGAACGGGTCGCGCAGATTCTTGCTCGGCGCCGCAAGAACAACCCGTTGCTGGTCGGTGAGGCCGGAGTCGGTAAAACGGCGATCGCCGAGGGTCTCGCCAAGCGTATCGTAGATCGCCAGGTTCCAGAGTTGCTGGCGGATAGCGTGGTTTACTCGCTCGACCTGGGTGCGTTGCTTGCCGGGACCAAATATCGCGGCGATTTCGAGAAGCGCTTCAAGGCGCTGCTGAACGAGCTGCGCAAGCGTCCCCAGGCGGTGCTGTTCATCGACGAAATCCATACGATCATCGGGGCCGGCGCGGCCTCGGGTGGAGTGATGGACGCGTCCAATCTGCTCAAGCCGCTGCTGTCGTCGGGGGAGATTCGCTGCATCGGCTCGACCACCTTCCAGGAGTTTCGCGGCATCTTCGAAAAAGACCGAGCGCTGGCTCGACGTTTTCAGAAGGTCGACGTTTCCGAGCCCTCCGTGGAGGACACGATTGGTATCCTGCGCGGCTTGAAAGGCCGTTTCGAGCAGCATCATGGCATCGAGTACAGCGACGAGTCTCTTCGCGCCGCCGCCGAGCTGTCTTCGCGTTACATCAATGATCGGCACATGCCCGACAAGGCGATAGACGTCATTGACGAGGCGGGCGCTTACCAGCGCCTGTTGCCGGAGGATAAGCGTGCGCCGCGAATCGATGTCGAGCAGGTTGAGAACATCATCGCGAAAATCGCACGCATACCACCCAAGCATGTCAGCACGTCGGATAAGGAATTGCTGCGCAATTTGCAGCGTGATCTGAAGCTGACGGTCTTCGGTCAGGATGACGCCATCGACTCGCTCGCGACCGCTATCAAGCTGTCCCGGGCTGGGTTGAAAGCTCCTGACAAGCCTGTCGGTTCATTCCTGTTCGCCGGCCCCACCGGGGTCGGTAAGACGGAGGCTGCCCGGCAACTGGCGCGCGCACTGGGTATCGAGCTGGTTCGCTTCGATATGTCCGAGTACATGGAGCGCCATACCGTGTCTCGGTTGATCGGTGCGCCGCCCGGCTATGTCGGTTTCGATCAGGGCGGGTTGCTGACCGAGGCCATTACCAAGCAGCCTCATTGCGTGCTGCTGCTCGATGAGATCGAGAAGGCGCACCCCGAGGTATTCAATCTGCTGCTGCAGGTCATGGATCACGGCACTCTGACGGACAACAACGGCCGCAAGGCTGATTTCCGCAACGTGATTCTGATCATGACCACGAACGCTGGCGCGGAGACCGCTGCCCGGGCTTCGATTGGCTTCACTCATCAGGATCACGCCTCGGATGCCATGGAGGTGATCAAGAAGAGCTTCACGCCTGAGTTCCGCAATCGCCTGGATACGATCATCCAGTTCGGTCGTCTGAGCCATGAAGTCATCAAGAGCATCGTCGACAAGTTTCTCATCGAGCTGCAGACGCAGCTTGAGGACAAGCATGTCACGCTCGAAGTGTCGGATGCGGCCCGTGGCTGGTTGGCCGAGCGTGGCTATGACCCTCAGATGGGCGCGCGACCAATGGCTCGTTTGATTCAGGATAAGATCAAGCGACCGCTGGCCGAGGAGATTCTGTTTGGGGAGTTGGCCGAGCATGGCGGCGTGGTGCACATCGATATTCGCGACGGTGAACCCTTCTTCGAGTTCGAGACGTCAGCCGAACTGGCATAGCCTAGGCTAGCTTGTTGCGCCTAGATGAAACGCCCGGCATTTGCCGGGCGTTTTCATTTGACTGCACTTGTCGCCTGCGAGTGCTTCCAATACATGCTGCGCGGTGGCTGAGCAATAAATAGTTCAGCGCAACAAAAAGCCCGGCGGTTGCCGGGCGTTCGTCCTCGCGGTCCGTTAACGGGCGCGGTAAGTGATACGACCTTTGCTCAAGTCGTAAGGCGTCAGTTCGACGCGAACCTTGTCACCGGTCAGGATCCGGATGTAGTTCTTGCGCATCTTCCCAGAGATGTGCGCAGTAACGACGTGCCCATTTTCCAACTCCACACGAAACATGGTGTTGGGCAGGGTGTCGACGACAGTACCTTCCATTTCGAAGCTGTCTTCTTTCGACATTCAGTAAAGCCCTCGGTGTCCAATGAGTAACCCGGCGCGAAAAATGCCCGGGTAAAAGCGGCAAGTATTGTGCCTGAAAGGGCCCTGAGAGCCAAGGGCTCAGCTCAGAGTAATCCAGCGCTGGTTGACCAGCAGTTCGATGGGGCGATACTCGGTTTTGTAATTCATCTTGCGGCAATTCTTGATCCAGTAACCCAGATAGATTGCCTTCAGCCCGAGCCGCGCCGCCTCGCCGACCTGCCACAGGATGGCGAAGCGGCCGAGGCTTCGGCGCTCTTCGTTCGGGTCATAGAAGGTGTACACCGCGGACAACCCGTTGGGCAGCACATCGGTAACCGCCAAGGCGAGCAACCGTCCTTCCAGGCGGAACTCGTAGAAACGGGAAAAGGGAAGGTCGCGTACCAAAAAGGTATGGAACTGGTCTCGGCTCGGCGGGTACATGTCGCCGTCCGCGTGGCGTTGCTCAATATACGTGGCGTAGAGCGAATAGTACTCTTCGGTGAACGAGGGGCGAACGTTGGTGACGGTCAGATCGGCGTTGCGCTTGAGGATGCGTCTCTGCTGGCGATTGAGCTGTAGCCCTTCAGCGGGTATGCGAGCGGGGATGCAGGCGGTGCAGCGTTGGCAGTGCGGACGATAAAGGTGGTCGCCGCTACGGCGAAATCCCATTTCAGACAGCTCGGCGTACACCTGCACGTCCATCGGCTGGCTGGGGTCGAGGAAGAGCGTCGTGGCCTGTTCGTCGGGCAGATAACTGCACGCATGAGGCTGGGTCGCGTAGAACTTGAGACGAGCCAATGAAGTCATGGTCAGTTCTCGGAAATCTTGTAATCAGTGTAGGTCAGCTCGGCTTCGTCGACTAGGGCTCCCATCGGGCTGGACCGGGTTCATCCAGGTGCTTTGCGAGCGCTTCGGCGAAGATCCGGCGGGGGATTGTTCGCGCGCCGAAACTGGCCAGGTGTTGCGTCGGCATCTGGCAGTCAATCAATTTGAAATCCCAGTCTCGGAGACGTTCCACTAATGTCACGAAACCCACCTTGGACGCATCGGTCGTGCGACTGAACATCGATTCACCGAAGAATAGCCGACCCATGGCGAGGCCATAGAGGCCCCCGACCAGCTGTCCGTCTTGCCAGACTTCAACCGAGTGCGCGACGCCAAGCTGATGCAGTTTGATGTAGGCGTTCTGCATCGGTGTCGTGATCCAGGTTCCGTCGGCATAGTCGCGTGGTGCGGCGCAGCCTTCTATGACGTCTCGGAATGCACGATCGAACGTAACGTCGAATACGCCCTGGCGCAGTTTTTTGGCTAGGCTGCGCGAAACATGCAGTTCCTCAGGGTAGAGCACTGTGCGTGGGTCGGGGGACCACCACAGCAGCGGCTGCCCCTCCTGATACCAGGGAAAGCAGCCATGACGGTAGGCAGCCAGCAAGCGCTCGGGCGACAAGTCGCCGCCGGCCGCGAGTAGCCCGTTGGGTTCACGCATCGCCGTCTCCAAAGGGGGAAACGACAGCTCGTCGCGCTGCAGCCAGGTCAGCATATCGGTCGTCACGAAGGGGCGGCGAACCCGCCCCGGAGTGGGTTACTGGTCCAGGTACTTTTCCGCATCGAGTGCGGCCATGCAGCCGGCACCAGCGGATGTAATGGCTTGACGATAGACGTGATCGGCCACGTCGCCTGCCGCGAATACGCCCGGTATAGTCGTGCAGGTGGCGTCGCCCTCGCTGCCGCCCTTGACCTTGAGGTAGCCATCTCGCATGTCGAGTTGGCCCTGGAACAGGTCGGTGTTGGGCTTGTGGCCGATGGCGATGAAGACGCCCGCCAGCTCGAGCTTCTGCTCTTCACCCGACAGGGTGCTTTTCAGGCGAACACCGGTGACGCCACTGGCATCGCCCAGCACTTCTTCCAGGGTATGGTTCCAATGCAGGCGAATGTTGCCGTTGGTCGCCTTTTCCATGAGCTTGTCCTGGAGAATCTTCTCCGAGCGCAGCTTGTCGCGACGATGGATCAGGTGCACTTCCTTGGCGATGTTCGACAGGTACAGCGCTTCCTCGACAGCCGTATTGCCGCCGCCGATCACGGCTACCACCTGGTTGCGATAGAAGAAGCCGTCGCAGGTGGCGCAGGCCGATACGCCGCGCCCGGCGAACGCCTCTTCCGATGGCAGGCCGAGATACTGGGCCGAGGCGCCGGTGGCGATGATTAGGGCGTCGCAGCTGTAGGTGGCGCTGTCGCCCTTCAGGACGAACGGGCGCTGCTGCAGCTCGGCGGTATGAATATGGTCGAACACCACTTCGGTATCGAAGCGTTCCGCGTGTTTCTGCATCCGTTCCATCAGTGCCGGGCCGGTGAGACCCTCGACATCGCCCGGCCAGTTATCCACTTCGGTAGTGGTGGTGAGCTGGCCGCCAGGCTGGATACCGGTGATCATCAGCGGTTTCAGATTGGCGCGGGCGGCGTACACCGCGGCGGTATAACCGGCCGGGCCTGAGCCGAGGATGATCAGACGTGAATGCTTGACTTCATTCATAAAAAGCCCTCATAAGCCTTTGTTGCGAATAGAGAAGCGTGCTCCAGTCGAGCCGCGCTGAAAAAACTGGCGTTTATGCTACACCGAAGCATCGCGAAAAGCCCAAGCCGGCGCGGAACCGGCATGCCATCGAATCGACAAACCCGTACAATGTCCAATTATCTGGCTGAATACGGTTCATAGAGAGCGCCCTGGGCGCAGGAAATAAAGCGTTTTGAAGAATACCTCCTCTACCGCGCCGGCTTCCGTCTGGCGACAGCAATTGCATTACCGTCTCAAAGAGGGTGCCTTGATCGCGCTCGGAGCGCTGTGCGCGTACCTCTGGATGGCATTGCTGACCTACGACCCGGCCGATCCGGGCTGGACGCACACCAGCAACGTCCAGCAAGTCCAGAACGCCGCCGGCCGCGCCGGGGCCTGGTTCGCCGATGTGCTGTTCATGGCCCTCGGTTATTTTGCCTTCCTGTTTCCGTTGTTACTGGGCATCAAGACCTGGCAGGTGTTCCGTGCGCGGCACCAACCCTGGACCTGGAACGGCTGGCTGTTTTCCTGGCGGTTGATCGGGCTCGTATTCCTGATTCTTTCAGGCTCTGCGCTGGCTTATATTCACTTCCAGTTCGCCAATAATCTGCCTGCGTCGGCGGGTGGGGCATTGGGCGAAAGTCTTGGGCAGCTCGCCGAGGCGGCGCTCAATGTTCAGGGCAGCACCTTGTTGTTGCTGGCTTTCTTCCTGTTTGGTCTCACGGTATTTACCGATCTTTCCTGGTTCAAGGTAATGGACCTGACCGGCAAGATCACCCTCGATCTCATCGAGCTGATCCAGAGCCTGTTCAGCCGCTGGTGGTCCGCTCGTAACGAACGTAAGCAGCTCGTTGCGCAGCTGCGTGAAGCCGATGACGTGGTCAACGAAGTAGCCGGCTCACTCCCCGATCGTCGTGAACGCGCCAAGGTGAAGGAGCGCCTGCTCGAGCGGGAAGAGTCGCTGAGCAAGCACATGAGCGAGCGCGAAAAGCGTCCGGCGCCGGTGATCCCGCCAGTTGCACCGCCGAAGCCGGTCGAGCAGAGCAAGCGCGTCCTGAAGGAAAAACAGGCCAATCTCTTCGTCGACCCGCTGATCGAGGGCAGCGTGCCACCGCTGTCGCTGCTGGATGTCGCTGAAAAACAGCAGAAGCAGTACTCGCCCGAATCGCTGGAAGCCATGTCGCGGCTGCTGGAGATCAAACTGAAGGAGTTCGGCGTCGAGGTCATCGTCGAGTCGGTTCATCCGGGCCCGGTCATCACCCGTTTCGAGATTCAGCCAGCGGCCGGGGTCAAGGTCAGCCGGATCTCCAACCTGGCCAAGGACCTCGCACGTTCACTGGCGGTGATCAGTGTGCGCGTGGTCGAGGTGATTCCCGGCAAAACCACCGTGGGCATCGAGATTCCCAACGAGGACCGCCAGATCGTACGGTTCTCCGAAGTACTGTCCTCCGCTCCCTATGACGACGCCAAGTCGCCGGTCACCATCGCGCTCGGCCACGATATCGGCGGCAAACCGGTGATTGCCGACCTGGCGAAGATGCCCCACCTGCTGGTCGCCGGTACCACCGGTTCGGGTAAGTCGGTCGGCGTGAACGCGATGATCCTGTCGATATTGTTCAAGTCCACGCCGGAAGACGCACGGCTGATCATGATCGACCCGAAGATGCTCGAACTGTCTATCTACGAAGGCATCCCGCATCTGCTGTGCCCGGTCGTAACCGATATGAAGGAGGCGGCCAACGCGCTGCGCTGGAGCGTCGCCGAGATGGAGCGTCGCTACAAGTTGATGGCGGCCATGGGCGTGCGCAACCTGGCCGGCTTCAACCGCAAGGTGAAAGAGGCGGAGGAGGCCGGTACGCCGCTCACCGATCCGCTGTATCGCCGCGAGAGCATGGAAGATGAGGCGCCACTGCTGAAGAAGCTGCCGACGATCGTCGTGGTGGTAGACGAGTTCGCCGACATGATGATGATCGTCGGCAAGAAGGTCGAAGAACTTATCGCGCGTATCGCACAGAAGGCGCGGGCAGCGGGCATCCATTTGATCCTCGCGACCCAGCGCCCCTCGGTGGACGTGATCACCGGCCTGATCAAGGCGAACATCCCGACTCGCATGGCATTCCAGGTCTCGAGCAAGATCGACTCACGCACCATCCTCGACCAGGGCGGCGCCGAACAGCTGCTCGGCCACGGCGACATGCTCTATCTCCCGCCGGGCACCGGATTGCCGATTCGCGTACACGGCGCCTTCGTATCCGACGATGAGGTCCATCGCGTAGTGGAAGCCTGGAAAGCCCGCGGTGCACCTGACTACATCGAGGAAATCCTCGCAGGGGCCGAAGAGTCCGGCAGTGGTTTCGACGGCGGCAGCGGTGAAGGTGGTGGCAGCGAAGGCAGCGAGGAAGATCCGCTATACGATGAGGCCGTGCGCTTCGTTACCGAAAGCCGTCGCGCCTCCATATCCGCGGTGCAGCGTAAGCTCAAGATCGGCTACAACCGCGCGGCTCGAATGATCGAGGCCATGGAAATGGCAGGTGTCGTCACCTCAATGAATACCAATGGCTCGCGCGAAGTGCTCGCGCCGCCTCCCATCCGCGATTAGTCGCACTGAGGGCTTCATGCAATTGATTCGCACGCTGTTTGCATCTGCGCTGCTGTTTACCTTTGTTCCCGCTCACGCCGACCAGGCCGCTTCGGTACAGCGCCTTACCGGTCTGTTACAGAAAGCCGAGACCCTGACCGGCCGTTTTTCCCAGCTGTCACTCGACGGCACCGGGACTCAACTCCAGGAAACATCCGGCGAGATGGCCCTGAAGCGCCCGGGGCAGTTTCGCTGGCACACCGACGCACCGATGGAGCAACTGCTGGTTTCCAATGGCAAGAAAGTCTGGCTGTACGACCCGGACCTGGAGCAGGTGACCATCCAGACCCTCGATCAACGACTGACACATACGCCGGCTCTCTTGCTCTCAGGGGACGTGTCGGCGATCAACGAGAACTTCGAGGTGTCGCACCAGGAAGCGGGCGAGGTGGTCGATTTCACGCTCAAACCCAAAGCCAAAGACACGTTGTTCGATAGCCTGCGCTTGTCCTTTCGCGGTGGCGTGATCAATGACATGCAGATGGTCGACGGCGTGGGCCAGCGCACCAACATCTTGTTTCAGGGCGTCAAATTGAACCAGCCGCTCAAGGCCGACCTGTTCACTTTCGAGATTCCCAAGGGCGCCGACGTCATCTCCGAATGATCCTCTTCGCTGCCTTCACCCACGCATGCGGCCTGCTTGATTGCAGGCCGTTCGCATAAGAGGTTCCGCCCGCGATGGACCTTTTCAGTCGCGAACCTGCCGCTCAGCCGTTAGCTGCGCGTTTGCGTGCCACCAGTCTCGACGAGTATGTCGGGCAGGAGCACCTGCTGGCGCGCGGCAAGCCACTGCGCGAAGCGTTGGAGCAGGGTGCGCTGCATTCGATGGTGTTCTGGGGTCCCCCCGGGGTTGGCAAGACGACCTTGGCGCGCTTGTTGGCCAAGGTTTCGGATGCACACTTCGAGACCGTCTCGGCGGTGCTGGCAGGCGTCAAGGAAATCCGCCAGGCAGTGGAGATCGCCAAGCAACAGGCGGCGCAGTATGGCCGGCGCACCATTCTCTTCGTCGATGAGGTGCACCGCTTCAACAAGTCGCAGCAGGATGCCTTTCTTCCGTACGTGGAGGACGGCACGCTGATTTTCATCGGTGCCACGACCGAAAACCCTTCGTTCGAACTGAACAACGCCTTGTTGTCCAGGGCGCGCGTGTACGTGCTCAAGAGCCTCGACGAGGCTGCGTTGCGAAGGTTGGTCACGCGCGCATTGACCGAGCCGAAAGGCCTGGGCGATATGCACCTCAGCCTGCCCGAGGAGAGTTTCCAGGTGCTCATGGCTGCGGCTGATGGCGACGGCCGACGGATGTTGAACCTGTTGGAAAACGCTTCGGACCTGGCTGAAGAGGGCGGCGAGATCAGCGTCGAGCTGCTGCAGGATCTGTTGGGCGATAGCCGCCGGCGCTTCGATAAGGGCGGCGAAGCGTTCTACGACCAGATTTCAGCCCTCCACAAGTCCGTTCGTGGCTCCAATCCTGACGCGGCGCTGTACTGGTTCGCACGGATGATCGATGGCGGCTGCGACCCGCTCTACATCGCACGCCGGGTGGTCCGGATGGCCAGCGAGGAGGTCGGTAACGCCGATCCGCGTGCTATGGGGCTGTGTCTGTCGGCCTGGGATGTGCAGGAGCGCCTGGGCAG comes from Stutzerimonas stutzeri and encodes:
- the cspD gene encoding cold shock domain-containing protein CspD, whose product is MLSGKVKWFNNAKGYGFIVADGGDEDLFAHYSAIQMEGYRTLKAGQAVMFDILQGPKGLHATNIQSLQSTTETVAPVSQGSTVDA
- the clpS gene encoding ATP-dependent Clp protease adapter ClpS, with product MRASPEIRLIFNHDRPKPLDDDSTGLAVEEAKPLLKAPPMFKVVMFNDDYTPMDFVVEVLEGIFNHNRELATKIMLAVHTEGRAVCGVYTRDVAETKAMQVNQYARECQHPLLCEIEKDG
- the clpA gene encoding ATP-dependent Clp protease ATP-binding subunit ClpA, which codes for MLNRELEVTLNLAFKEARTKRHEFMTVEHLLLALLDNEAAATVLRACGASLDKLRHDLQEFIDSTTPLIPQHDEERETQPTLGFQRVLQRAVFHVQSSGKREVTGANVLVAIFSEQESQAVFLLKQQNVARIDVVNYIAHGISKVPGHNGNPESDSDMQDEEGGESAASGNPLDAYASNLNDLARQGRIDPLVGREHEVERVAQILARRRKNNPLLVGEAGVGKTAIAEGLAKRIVDRQVPELLADSVVYSLDLGALLAGTKYRGDFEKRFKALLNELRKRPQAVLFIDEIHTIIGAGAASGGVMDASNLLKPLLSSGEIRCIGSTTFQEFRGIFEKDRALARRFQKVDVSEPSVEDTIGILRGLKGRFEQHHGIEYSDESLRAAAELSSRYINDRHMPDKAIDVIDEAGAYQRLLPEDKRAPRIDVEQVENIIAKIARIPPKHVSTSDKELLRNLQRDLKLTVFGQDDAIDSLATAIKLSRAGLKAPDKPVGSFLFAGPTGVGKTEAARQLARALGIELVRFDMSEYMERHTVSRLIGAPPGYVGFDQGGLLTEAITKQPHCVLLLDEIEKAHPEVFNLLLQVMDHGTLTDNNGRKADFRNVILIMTTNAGAETAARASIGFTHQDHASDAMEVIKKSFTPEFRNRLDTIIQFGRLSHEVIKSIVDKFLIELQTQLEDKHVTLEVSDAARGWLAERGYDPQMGARPMARLIQDKIKRPLAEEILFGELAEHGGVVHIDIRDGEPFFEFETSAELA
- the infA gene encoding translation initiation factor IF-1, which gives rise to MSKEDSFEMEGTVVDTLPNTMFRVELENGHVVTAHISGKMRKNYIRILTGDKVRVELTPYDLSKGRITYRAR
- a CDS encoding arginyltransferase, encoding MTSLARLKFYATQPHACSYLPDEQATTLFLDPSQPMDVQVYAELSEMGFRRSGDHLYRPHCQRCTACIPARIPAEGLQLNRQQRRILKRNADLTVTNVRPSFTEEYYSLYATYIEQRHADGDMYPPSRDQFHTFLVRDLPFSRFYEFRLEGRLLALAVTDVLPNGLSAVYTFYDPNEERRSLGRFAILWQVGEAARLGLKAIYLGYWIKNCRKMNYKTEYRPIELLVNQRWITLS
- the aat gene encoding leucyl/phenylalanyl-tRNA--protein transferase, translating into MLTWLQRDELSFPPLETAMREPNGLLAAGGDLSPERLLAAYRHGCFPWYQEGQPLLWWSPDPRTVLYPEELHVSRSLAKKLRQGVFDVTFDRAFRDVIEGCAAPRDYADGTWITTPMQNAYIKLHQLGVAHSVEVWQDGQLVGGLYGLAMGRLFFGESMFSRTTDASKVGFVTLVERLRDWDFKLIDCQMPTQHLASFGARTIPRRIFAEALAKHLDEPGPARWEP
- the trxB gene encoding thioredoxin-disulfide reductase, translating into MNEVKHSRLIILGSGPAGYTAAVYAARANLKPLMITGIQPGGQLTTTTEVDNWPGDVEGLTGPALMERMQKHAERFDTEVVFDHIHTAELQQRPFVLKGDSATYSCDALIIATGASAQYLGLPSEEAFAGRGVSACATCDGFFYRNQVVAVIGGGNTAVEEALYLSNIAKEVHLIHRRDKLRSEKILQDKLMEKATNGNIRLHWNHTLEEVLGDASGVTGVRLKSTLSGEEQKLELAGVFIAIGHKPNTDLFQGQLDMRDGYLKVKGGSEGDATCTTIPGVFAAGDVADHVYRQAITSAGAGCMAALDAEKYLDQ
- the ftsK gene encoding DNA translocase FtsK, which codes for MKNTSSTAPASVWRQQLHYRLKEGALIALGALCAYLWMALLTYDPADPGWTHTSNVQQVQNAAGRAGAWFADVLFMALGYFAFLFPLLLGIKTWQVFRARHQPWTWNGWLFSWRLIGLVFLILSGSALAYIHFQFANNLPASAGGALGESLGQLAEAALNVQGSTLLLLAFFLFGLTVFTDLSWFKVMDLTGKITLDLIELIQSLFSRWWSARNERKQLVAQLREADDVVNEVAGSLPDRRERAKVKERLLEREESLSKHMSEREKRPAPVIPPVAPPKPVEQSKRVLKEKQANLFVDPLIEGSVPPLSLLDVAEKQQKQYSPESLEAMSRLLEIKLKEFGVEVIVESVHPGPVITRFEIQPAAGVKVSRISNLAKDLARSLAVISVRVVEVIPGKTTVGIEIPNEDRQIVRFSEVLSSAPYDDAKSPVTIALGHDIGGKPVIADLAKMPHLLVAGTTGSGKSVGVNAMILSILFKSTPEDARLIMIDPKMLELSIYEGIPHLLCPVVTDMKEAANALRWSVAEMERRYKLMAAMGVRNLAGFNRKVKEAEEAGTPLTDPLYRRESMEDEAPLLKKLPTIVVVVDEFADMMMIVGKKVEELIARIAQKARAAGIHLILATQRPSVDVITGLIKANIPTRMAFQVSSKIDSRTILDQGGAEQLLGHGDMLYLPPGTGLPIRVHGAFVSDDEVHRVVEAWKARGAPDYIEEILAGAEESGSGFDGGSGEGGGSEGSEEDPLYDEAVRFVTESRRASISAVQRKLKIGYNRAARMIEAMEMAGVVTSMNTNGSREVLAPPPIRD
- the lolA gene encoding outer membrane lipoprotein chaperone LolA — encoded protein: MQLIRTLFASALLFTFVPAHADQAASVQRLTGLLQKAETLTGRFSQLSLDGTGTQLQETSGEMALKRPGQFRWHTDAPMEQLLVSNGKKVWLYDPDLEQVTIQTLDQRLTHTPALLLSGDVSAINENFEVSHQEAGEVVDFTLKPKAKDTLFDSLRLSFRGGVINDMQMVDGVGQRTNILFQGVKLNQPLKADLFTFEIPKGADVISE
- a CDS encoding replication-associated recombination protein A; translated protein: MDLFSREPAAQPLAARLRATSLDEYVGQEHLLARGKPLREALEQGALHSMVFWGPPGVGKTTLARLLAKVSDAHFETVSAVLAGVKEIRQAVEIAKQQAAQYGRRTILFVDEVHRFNKSQQDAFLPYVEDGTLIFIGATTENPSFELNNALLSRARVYVLKSLDEAALRRLVTRALTEPKGLGDMHLSLPEESFQVLMAAADGDGRRMLNLLENASDLAEEGGEISVELLQDLLGDSRRRFDKGGEAFYDQISALHKSVRGSNPDAALYWFARMIDGGCDPLYIARRVVRMASEEVGNADPRAMGLCLSAWDVQERLGSPEGELAVAQAIVYLACAPKSNAVYMAYKAAMRDVAENGSQEVPLHLRNAPTRLMKELGYGNEYRYAHDEPDAYAAGEDYFPDAMAPRQYYQPVPRGLESKIRDKLEHLARLDRQSPRQRRKT